One stretch of Punica granatum isolate Tunisia-2019 chromosome 5, ASM765513v2, whole genome shotgun sequence DNA includes these proteins:
- the LOC116207936 gene encoding zinc finger protein BALDIBIS-like isoform X2: protein MNMSGDPFSLPASIAGFSAEEPNTNPNPKPTASSTSGAKKRRNLAGTPDPDAEVIALSPKTLMATNRFICEICNKGFQREQNLQLHRRGHNLPWKLKQRTNKDIIRKKVYICPEKTCVHHDPSRALGDLTGVKKHYSRKHGEKKWKCEKCSKKYAVQSDWKAHSKTCGTREYKCDCGTLFSRRDSFITHRAFCDALAEESARFTTVTPANLHFRNDATSIVNAQSGLPHGFGNRGAQDIAGLNQLGSILRPDSGGMPLVGNSLGAVQQQKSRLSLWLNQGNPQLSNPGEILPSSNLFGSSSSSTGLPDMLQMGSANNIFGSSSLPSFGGYNHFPSVSGGLSANLSLSPLKEEVGSKGSIVETPTATYDCPNTQLKPDMSATALLQKAAQLGSTRSNPSSIFGNTFGVMMSPPSSASTSGFNSLIHQNRMNDYDQQLPHLIPNMTKLPDNFGSSHSNLSSITRTSSGLDQAQLKLHQGSNSTDHSSLTRDFLGMSGEAGGPPFSPQDLAKLASMSSAMGLSQFNGNN, encoded by the exons ATGAATATGTCCGGTGATCCTTTCTCCCTGCCCGCCTCCATCGCCGGCTTCTCTGCTGAAGAGCCCAACACAAACCCTAACCCTAAACCTACCGCTTCTTCCACTTCGGGAGCCAAGAAGAGGAGGAATCTAGCTGGGACACCAG ATCCAGATGCCGAGGTTATCGCCTTATCGCCGAAGACACTCATGGCCACCAACAGATTCATCTGCGAGATATGTAACAAAGGGTTTCAGAGGGAGCAAAACTTGCAGCTTCACCGGAGAGGTCACAACCTCCCATGGAAGCTGAAACAAAGGACCAACAAAGACATCATAAGGAAGAAGGTCTACATATGCCCCGAGAAGACATGCGTGCACCACGACCCATCAAGGGCTCTTGGAGACCTTACCGGAGTCAAGAAGCACTATAGCCGGAAGCACGGAGAGAAGAAATGGAAGTGCGAGAAGTGCTCGAAGAAGTACGCGGTTCAGTCGGACTGGAAAGCTCATTCAAAGACTTGTGGAACTAGAGAGTACAAGTGTGACTGCGGCACCCTCTTTTCCCG GAGGGATAGTTTCATCACCCATAGAGCTTTCTGCGATGCATTAGCGGAGGAGAGCGCAAGATTTACTACAGTGACACCTGCAAATCTTCATTTTAGAAACGATGCCACCTCCATTGTGAATGCACAGTCTGGTTTACCCCACGGATTTGGAAATCGAGGGGCACAAGATATTGCTGGACTTAACCAATTAGGTTCCATCTTGAGGCCCGACTCCGGTGGTATGCCTCTTGTGGGAAATTCTCTTGGCGCAGTTCAACAGCAGAAATCAAGATTATCACTGTGGTTGAATCAGGGGAATCCGCAACTCAGTAATCCCGGAGAAATTTTGCCTAGTTCTAATCTTTTCGGGTCGTCGTCCAGCTCGACAGGACTACCGGATATGCTTCAAATGGGATCGGCTAATAATATCTTCGGCTCGTCTTCATTGCCTAGCTTCGGAGGCTACAACCACTTTCCAAGTGTCAGCGGTGGACTAAGTGCAAACCTAAGCTTATCCCCTCTAAAGGAAGAAGTTGGAAGCAAGGGCAGCATAGTCGAAACCCCTACTGCTACTTATGATTGTCCTAACACGCAGTTGAAACCAGACATGTCGGCTACGGCTCTCCTGCAAAAAGCAGCACAGTTGGGCTCCACGAGGAGCAACCCATCATCGATCTTCGGCAATACGTTCGGGGTAATGATGAGCCCCCCGTCCAGTGCAAGCACCTCGGGATTCAACTCGCTGATCCATCAAAATCGGATGAATGATTACGACCAACAGCTGCCCCATCTCATTCCGAACATGACAAAGCTGCCGGACAATTTCGGTAGCAGCCACTCCAACCTTAGCTCGATAACAAGGACCTCGAGCGGCCTAGACCAAGCTCAGCTGAAACTGCACCAGGGCTCGAACAGCACCGACCACAGCAGCCTGACCAGGGACTTCCTCGGCATGAGCGGAGAAGCCGGCGGGCCACCGTTCTCGCCCCAGGACCTCGCTAAGCTGGCCTCCATGAGCTCGGCCATGGGGTTGAGCCAGTTCAACGGCAACAACTAA
- the LOC116207936 gene encoding zinc finger protein BALDIBIS-like isoform X1, with protein MNMSGDPFSLPASIAGFSAEEPNTNPNPKPTASSTSGAKKRRNLAGTPVDPDAEVIALSPKTLMATNRFICEICNKGFQREQNLQLHRRGHNLPWKLKQRTNKDIIRKKVYICPEKTCVHHDPSRALGDLTGVKKHYSRKHGEKKWKCEKCSKKYAVQSDWKAHSKTCGTREYKCDCGTLFSRRDSFITHRAFCDALAEESARFTTVTPANLHFRNDATSIVNAQSGLPHGFGNRGAQDIAGLNQLGSILRPDSGGMPLVGNSLGAVQQQKSRLSLWLNQGNPQLSNPGEILPSSNLFGSSSSSTGLPDMLQMGSANNIFGSSSLPSFGGYNHFPSVSGGLSANLSLSPLKEEVGSKGSIVETPTATYDCPNTQLKPDMSATALLQKAAQLGSTRSNPSSIFGNTFGVMMSPPSSASTSGFNSLIHQNRMNDYDQQLPHLIPNMTKLPDNFGSSHSNLSSITRTSSGLDQAQLKLHQGSNSTDHSSLTRDFLGMSGEAGGPPFSPQDLAKLASMSSAMGLSQFNGNN; from the exons ATGAATATGTCCGGTGATCCTTTCTCCCTGCCCGCCTCCATCGCCGGCTTCTCTGCTGAAGAGCCCAACACAAACCCTAACCCTAAACCTACCGCTTCTTCCACTTCGGGAGCCAAGAAGAGGAGGAATCTAGCTGGGACACCAG TAGATCCAGATGCCGAGGTTATCGCCTTATCGCCGAAGACACTCATGGCCACCAACAGATTCATCTGCGAGATATGTAACAAAGGGTTTCAGAGGGAGCAAAACTTGCAGCTTCACCGGAGAGGTCACAACCTCCCATGGAAGCTGAAACAAAGGACCAACAAAGACATCATAAGGAAGAAGGTCTACATATGCCCCGAGAAGACATGCGTGCACCACGACCCATCAAGGGCTCTTGGAGACCTTACCGGAGTCAAGAAGCACTATAGCCGGAAGCACGGAGAGAAGAAATGGAAGTGCGAGAAGTGCTCGAAGAAGTACGCGGTTCAGTCGGACTGGAAAGCTCATTCAAAGACTTGTGGAACTAGAGAGTACAAGTGTGACTGCGGCACCCTCTTTTCCCG GAGGGATAGTTTCATCACCCATAGAGCTTTCTGCGATGCATTAGCGGAGGAGAGCGCAAGATTTACTACAGTGACACCTGCAAATCTTCATTTTAGAAACGATGCCACCTCCATTGTGAATGCACAGTCTGGTTTACCCCACGGATTTGGAAATCGAGGGGCACAAGATATTGCTGGACTTAACCAATTAGGTTCCATCTTGAGGCCCGACTCCGGTGGTATGCCTCTTGTGGGAAATTCTCTTGGCGCAGTTCAACAGCAGAAATCAAGATTATCACTGTGGTTGAATCAGGGGAATCCGCAACTCAGTAATCCCGGAGAAATTTTGCCTAGTTCTAATCTTTTCGGGTCGTCGTCCAGCTCGACAGGACTACCGGATATGCTTCAAATGGGATCGGCTAATAATATCTTCGGCTCGTCTTCATTGCCTAGCTTCGGAGGCTACAACCACTTTCCAAGTGTCAGCGGTGGACTAAGTGCAAACCTAAGCTTATCCCCTCTAAAGGAAGAAGTTGGAAGCAAGGGCAGCATAGTCGAAACCCCTACTGCTACTTATGATTGTCCTAACACGCAGTTGAAACCAGACATGTCGGCTACGGCTCTCCTGCAAAAAGCAGCACAGTTGGGCTCCACGAGGAGCAACCCATCATCGATCTTCGGCAATACGTTCGGGGTAATGATGAGCCCCCCGTCCAGTGCAAGCACCTCGGGATTCAACTCGCTGATCCATCAAAATCGGATGAATGATTACGACCAACAGCTGCCCCATCTCATTCCGAACATGACAAAGCTGCCGGACAATTTCGGTAGCAGCCACTCCAACCTTAGCTCGATAACAAGGACCTCGAGCGGCCTAGACCAAGCTCAGCTGAAACTGCACCAGGGCTCGAACAGCACCGACCACAGCAGCCTGACCAGGGACTTCCTCGGCATGAGCGGAGAAGCCGGCGGGCCACCGTTCTCGCCCCAGGACCTCGCTAAGCTGGCCTCCATGAGCTCGGCCATGGGGTTGAGCCAGTTCAACGGCAACAACTAA
- the LOC116207936 gene encoding zinc finger protein BALDIBIS-like isoform X3, translating into MNMSGDPFSLPASIAGFSAEEPNTNPNPKPTASSTSGAKKRRNLAGTPDAEVIALSPKTLMATNRFICEICNKGFQREQNLQLHRRGHNLPWKLKQRTNKDIIRKKVYICPEKTCVHHDPSRALGDLTGVKKHYSRKHGEKKWKCEKCSKKYAVQSDWKAHSKTCGTREYKCDCGTLFSRRDSFITHRAFCDALAEESARFTTVTPANLHFRNDATSIVNAQSGLPHGFGNRGAQDIAGLNQLGSILRPDSGGMPLVGNSLGAVQQQKSRLSLWLNQGNPQLSNPGEILPSSNLFGSSSSSTGLPDMLQMGSANNIFGSSSLPSFGGYNHFPSVSGGLSANLSLSPLKEEVGSKGSIVETPTATYDCPNTQLKPDMSATALLQKAAQLGSTRSNPSSIFGNTFGVMMSPPSSASTSGFNSLIHQNRMNDYDQQLPHLIPNMTKLPDNFGSSHSNLSSITRTSSGLDQAQLKLHQGSNSTDHSSLTRDFLGMSGEAGGPPFSPQDLAKLASMSSAMGLSQFNGNN; encoded by the exons ATGAATATGTCCGGTGATCCTTTCTCCCTGCCCGCCTCCATCGCCGGCTTCTCTGCTGAAGAGCCCAACACAAACCCTAACCCTAAACCTACCGCTTCTTCCACTTCGGGAGCCAAGAAGAGGAGGAATCTAGCTGGGACACCAG ATGCCGAGGTTATCGCCTTATCGCCGAAGACACTCATGGCCACCAACAGATTCATCTGCGAGATATGTAACAAAGGGTTTCAGAGGGAGCAAAACTTGCAGCTTCACCGGAGAGGTCACAACCTCCCATGGAAGCTGAAACAAAGGACCAACAAAGACATCATAAGGAAGAAGGTCTACATATGCCCCGAGAAGACATGCGTGCACCACGACCCATCAAGGGCTCTTGGAGACCTTACCGGAGTCAAGAAGCACTATAGCCGGAAGCACGGAGAGAAGAAATGGAAGTGCGAGAAGTGCTCGAAGAAGTACGCGGTTCAGTCGGACTGGAAAGCTCATTCAAAGACTTGTGGAACTAGAGAGTACAAGTGTGACTGCGGCACCCTCTTTTCCCG GAGGGATAGTTTCATCACCCATAGAGCTTTCTGCGATGCATTAGCGGAGGAGAGCGCAAGATTTACTACAGTGACACCTGCAAATCTTCATTTTAGAAACGATGCCACCTCCATTGTGAATGCACAGTCTGGTTTACCCCACGGATTTGGAAATCGAGGGGCACAAGATATTGCTGGACTTAACCAATTAGGTTCCATCTTGAGGCCCGACTCCGGTGGTATGCCTCTTGTGGGAAATTCTCTTGGCGCAGTTCAACAGCAGAAATCAAGATTATCACTGTGGTTGAATCAGGGGAATCCGCAACTCAGTAATCCCGGAGAAATTTTGCCTAGTTCTAATCTTTTCGGGTCGTCGTCCAGCTCGACAGGACTACCGGATATGCTTCAAATGGGATCGGCTAATAATATCTTCGGCTCGTCTTCATTGCCTAGCTTCGGAGGCTACAACCACTTTCCAAGTGTCAGCGGTGGACTAAGTGCAAACCTAAGCTTATCCCCTCTAAAGGAAGAAGTTGGAAGCAAGGGCAGCATAGTCGAAACCCCTACTGCTACTTATGATTGTCCTAACACGCAGTTGAAACCAGACATGTCGGCTACGGCTCTCCTGCAAAAAGCAGCACAGTTGGGCTCCACGAGGAGCAACCCATCATCGATCTTCGGCAATACGTTCGGGGTAATGATGAGCCCCCCGTCCAGTGCAAGCACCTCGGGATTCAACTCGCTGATCCATCAAAATCGGATGAATGATTACGACCAACAGCTGCCCCATCTCATTCCGAACATGACAAAGCTGCCGGACAATTTCGGTAGCAGCCACTCCAACCTTAGCTCGATAACAAGGACCTCGAGCGGCCTAGACCAAGCTCAGCTGAAACTGCACCAGGGCTCGAACAGCACCGACCACAGCAGCCTGACCAGGGACTTCCTCGGCATGAGCGGAGAAGCCGGCGGGCCACCGTTCTCGCCCCAGGACCTCGCTAAGCTGGCCTCCATGAGCTCGGCCATGGGGTTGAGCCAGTTCAACGGCAACAACTAA
- the LOC116208468 gene encoding zinc finger protein JACKDAW-like isoform X2 yields the protein MMNMSGDPFSLPATIAAGFSTIDQSPNPNPRPTSNSAARKRRNLPGTPDPNAEVIALSPKTLMATNRFVCEICNKGFQRDQNLQLHRRGHNLPWKLKQRAKDAIIKKKVYICPEKTCVHHDPSRALGDLTGIKKHFSRKHGEKKWKCEKCSKKYAVQSDWKAHSKTCGTREYKCDCGTLFSRKDSFITHRAFCDALAEESARFTSVATANLNLRNNDTSIINGQSGLPHGFGINRGVQDIAGITQLARSMIRPDASGMAAGGNSLAAIHVENNSRLSLWLNQANSQLTNPGNVLPNSSLFGSSSSTGLPEMLQMGTANNLFGSSSMPNFGGFTQFPSSSGALSANLSLSPLKEEVSKKSNLVETSSSAYGCQNLQPRPAMSATALLQKAAQIGSSRSNHSPIFGNTFRVMSSSPNSSTSGFNALMNQSRTNNDENQQPPHLIADVKQPKDFASDSSLSSVTRTTSCVIDQARMKLHPGSNSAEQNGLTRDFLGVGEVSRSFSPDELARLASMSSAMGLGQFGSNS from the exons ATGATGAATATGTCCGGCGATCCTTTCTCGCTCCCTGCCACCATAGCTGCCGGCTTCTCCACTATCGACCAATCTCCAAACCCTAACCCTAGGCCCACTTCCAATTCAGCAGCcaggaagaggagaaacctCCCCGGAACACCAG ATCCAAATGCTGAGGTCATTGCCTTATCGCCGAAGACCCTCATGGCAACCAACAGGTTCGTCTGCGAGATATGCAATAAAGGGTTCCAGAGAGACCAGAACCTGCAGCTCCATCGGAGAGGCCACAACCTCCCGTGGAAGCTCAAGCAAAGGGCCAAGGATGCTATAATAAAGAAGAAGGTATACATATGCCCTGAGAAGACTTGCGTGCACCATGACCCATCGAGAGCGCTCGGAGACCTCACCGGGATAAAGAAGCATTTCAGCCGAAAGCATGGCGAGAAGAAATGGAAGTGCGAGAAGTGCTCGAAGAAGTACGCAGTTCAATCGGATTGGAAAGCTCACTCGAAGACCTGCGGGACGAGAGAGTACAAGTGCGATTGCGGTACTCTATTTTCCAG GAAAGACAGTTTCATAACCCATAGAGCTTTTTGCGATGCCTTAGCGGAGGAGAGTGCAAGATTTACCTCTGTGGCAACTGCAAACCTAAACCTTAGAAATAATGATACCTCGATTATCAACGGGCAATCAGGTTTACCGCATGGGTTCGGGATTAATCGAGGAGTTCAAGATATTGCTGGAATTACTCAATTGGCCAGATCCATGATTCGCCCGGATGCCAGTGGTATGGCCGCTGGAGGAAACTCTCTTGCTGCAATTCACGTTGAGAATAACTCGAGATTATCATTGTGGCTCAACCAAGCGAATTCCCAGCTCACTAATCCTGGAAATGTATTGCCCAATTCAAGTCTTTTCGGTTCATCGAGTTCAACAGGCCTGCCGGAGATGCTACAAATGGGGACGGCTAACAATCTCTTTGGCTCGTCTTCGATGCCTAATTTTGGAGGATTTACTCAGTTCCCTAGTTCTAGTGGTGCACTAAGTGCAAACTTAAGCTTATCTCCGCTGAAGGAAGAAGTCAGTAAAAAGAGTAACTTAGTTGAGACCTCATCGTCGGCGTACGGCTGCCAGAACTTGCAGCCAAGACCGGCCATGTCAGCTACTGCGCTCCTACAGAAAGCGGCTCAAATAGGCTCCTCGAGAAGCAACCATTCACCTATATTTGGCAACACATTCAGGGTAATGAGCTCGTCTCCTAACTCAAGCACCTCAGGGTTCAACGCGCTCATGAACCAAAGCCGAACGAATAACGACGAAAATCAACAGCCACCGCATCTGATTGCAGATGTAAAGCAACCCAAGGATTTCGCAAGCGATTCCAGCCTGAGCTCAGTCACAAGGACGACCTCGTGCGTCATTGATCAAGCCCGGATGAAGCTCCATCCCGGCTCAAACAGTGCTGAGCAAAACGGTTTGACTAGAGACTTTCTAGGCGTGGGGGAGGTCAGCCGCTCTTTCTCCCCTGACGAGCTCGCGAGGCTGGCCTCAATGAGCTCGGCCATGGGATTGGGCCAATTCGGTAGCAACAGCTAA
- the LOC116208468 gene encoding zinc finger protein JACKDAW-like isoform X1: MMNMSGDPFSLPATIAAGFSTIDQSPNPNPRPTSNSAARKRRNLPGTPVDPNAEVIALSPKTLMATNRFVCEICNKGFQRDQNLQLHRRGHNLPWKLKQRAKDAIIKKKVYICPEKTCVHHDPSRALGDLTGIKKHFSRKHGEKKWKCEKCSKKYAVQSDWKAHSKTCGTREYKCDCGTLFSRKDSFITHRAFCDALAEESARFTSVATANLNLRNNDTSIINGQSGLPHGFGINRGVQDIAGITQLARSMIRPDASGMAAGGNSLAAIHVENNSRLSLWLNQANSQLTNPGNVLPNSSLFGSSSSTGLPEMLQMGTANNLFGSSSMPNFGGFTQFPSSSGALSANLSLSPLKEEVSKKSNLVETSSSAYGCQNLQPRPAMSATALLQKAAQIGSSRSNHSPIFGNTFRVMSSSPNSSTSGFNALMNQSRTNNDENQQPPHLIADVKQPKDFASDSSLSSVTRTTSCVIDQARMKLHPGSNSAEQNGLTRDFLGVGEVSRSFSPDELARLASMSSAMGLGQFGSNS, encoded by the exons ATGATGAATATGTCCGGCGATCCTTTCTCGCTCCCTGCCACCATAGCTGCCGGCTTCTCCACTATCGACCAATCTCCAAACCCTAACCCTAGGCCCACTTCCAATTCAGCAGCcaggaagaggagaaacctCCCCGGAACACCAG TAGATCCAAATGCTGAGGTCATTGCCTTATCGCCGAAGACCCTCATGGCAACCAACAGGTTCGTCTGCGAGATATGCAATAAAGGGTTCCAGAGAGACCAGAACCTGCAGCTCCATCGGAGAGGCCACAACCTCCCGTGGAAGCTCAAGCAAAGGGCCAAGGATGCTATAATAAAGAAGAAGGTATACATATGCCCTGAGAAGACTTGCGTGCACCATGACCCATCGAGAGCGCTCGGAGACCTCACCGGGATAAAGAAGCATTTCAGCCGAAAGCATGGCGAGAAGAAATGGAAGTGCGAGAAGTGCTCGAAGAAGTACGCAGTTCAATCGGATTGGAAAGCTCACTCGAAGACCTGCGGGACGAGAGAGTACAAGTGCGATTGCGGTACTCTATTTTCCAG GAAAGACAGTTTCATAACCCATAGAGCTTTTTGCGATGCCTTAGCGGAGGAGAGTGCAAGATTTACCTCTGTGGCAACTGCAAACCTAAACCTTAGAAATAATGATACCTCGATTATCAACGGGCAATCAGGTTTACCGCATGGGTTCGGGATTAATCGAGGAGTTCAAGATATTGCTGGAATTACTCAATTGGCCAGATCCATGATTCGCCCGGATGCCAGTGGTATGGCCGCTGGAGGAAACTCTCTTGCTGCAATTCACGTTGAGAATAACTCGAGATTATCATTGTGGCTCAACCAAGCGAATTCCCAGCTCACTAATCCTGGAAATGTATTGCCCAATTCAAGTCTTTTCGGTTCATCGAGTTCAACAGGCCTGCCGGAGATGCTACAAATGGGGACGGCTAACAATCTCTTTGGCTCGTCTTCGATGCCTAATTTTGGAGGATTTACTCAGTTCCCTAGTTCTAGTGGTGCACTAAGTGCAAACTTAAGCTTATCTCCGCTGAAGGAAGAAGTCAGTAAAAAGAGTAACTTAGTTGAGACCTCATCGTCGGCGTACGGCTGCCAGAACTTGCAGCCAAGACCGGCCATGTCAGCTACTGCGCTCCTACAGAAAGCGGCTCAAATAGGCTCCTCGAGAAGCAACCATTCACCTATATTTGGCAACACATTCAGGGTAATGAGCTCGTCTCCTAACTCAAGCACCTCAGGGTTCAACGCGCTCATGAACCAAAGCCGAACGAATAACGACGAAAATCAACAGCCACCGCATCTGATTGCAGATGTAAAGCAACCCAAGGATTTCGCAAGCGATTCCAGCCTGAGCTCAGTCACAAGGACGACCTCGTGCGTCATTGATCAAGCCCGGATGAAGCTCCATCCCGGCTCAAACAGTGCTGAGCAAAACGGTTTGACTAGAGACTTTCTAGGCGTGGGGGAGGTCAGCCGCTCTTTCTCCCCTGACGAGCTCGCGAGGCTGGCCTCAATGAGCTCGGCCATGGGATTGGGCCAATTCGGTAGCAACAGCTAA
- the LOC116209558 gene encoding syntaxin-71, with amino-acid sequence MSVIDILTRVDAICKKYDKYDVERQKESNVSGEDAFARLYAVVEADIEAAEQKAEAAAKEKNRASAVALNAEIRRTKARLLEEVPKLQRLAMKKVKGLSSEEFAARSDLVLALPDRIQSIQDGTPPAPKQTGGWASSASRAEIKFDSDGRFDNEYFQQTEESSQFRQEYEMRKMKQDQGLDMISDGLDTLKNMAHDMNEELDRQVPLMDEIDSKVDKAASDLKNTNVRLKDTVNQLRSSRNFCIDIVLLCIILGIAAYLYNVLKK; translated from the exons ATGAGCGTGATCGACATACTGACGCGAGTCGACGCGATCTGCAAGAAGTACGACAAGTACGATGTCGAGAGGCAGAAGGAATCCAATGTCTCCGGCGAGGACGCCTTCGCCCGCCTGTACGCCGTCGTCGAGGCCGACATCGAGGCTGCCGAGCAG AAAGCGGAGGCTgctgcaaaagagaaaaatagagCATCTGCTGTCGCTCTGAATGCAGAGATTCGGCGGACTAAGGCGAGGTTGCTGGAGGAGGTGCCTAAGTTGCAGAGATTGGCCATGAAGAAG GTCAAAGGGCTTTCCTCTGAAGAATTTGCTGCTCGGAGTGATCTAGTCCTTGCTCTGCCAGATAGGATTCAGTCTATCCAAGATGGAACTCCACCTGCACCAAAACAAACTGGGGGTTGGGCATCTTCTGCCTCCCGTGCtgaaattaagtttgattcTG ATGGACGGTTTGACAATGAATACTTTCAGCAAACTGAGGAGTCTAGCCAATTTAGACAAGAGTATGAGATGCGAAAGATGAAGCAG GATCAAGGTCTAGATATGATCTCTGATGGTTTGGACACATTGAAAAACATGGCTcatgatatgaatgag GAATTGGACAGGCAAGTTCCTTTGATGGATGAGATTGATTCCAAG GTGGACAAGGCGGCTTCCGACTTGAAAAATACGAATGTTAGGCTTAAGGACACTGTAAATCAA CTGAGGTCGAGCAGAAATTTCTGTATTGATATTGTCTTGCTTTGTATCATCCTTGGTATCGCTGCATATTTATACAA TGTATTGAAGAAATAG